The Methyloferula stellata AR4 genome includes a window with the following:
- a CDS encoding glucan biosynthesis protein: MTASLDRRFLLKAAGALALAASTDETAQAMDMLKFGPPRPFSFDLLKETAKRMAGEPYVGPKRPSPEILAKIDYEAWGKIKFKMDHSLFADGPQRFPVSFFHLGMFFAKAVEMNVVTNGEAREIIYDQSYFDMPDDSVARQLPEGAGFAGLRIQEARDGTLDWTKNDWVAFLGAAYFRSIGELYQYGLSARAVALDVAVADRSEEFPDFTKFFIDSAETGNTITIYALLEGASIAGACKFRMERGKSVIMDIEQSLHLRAEIVRFGLAPLTSMYWFSETVKPTGADWRPEVHDSDGLAMWTGAGEHIWRPLNNPPRIMASAFLDENPRGFGLLQRDRNFDHYQDGVNYDKRPSLWVEPHGQWGKGAIHLVEIPTDDEIHDNIVAMWVPATPAAAGTNVDLAYRLYWAADEPFPTPLARCVATRLGNGGQPGKPRPKGVRKFVVEFLGGELATLPYGVKPEPALWASRGTFSYVFTEAVPDSVKGHWRAWFDLTVTGSDPVEMRLQLKVDDKIISETWLFQYHPF, from the coding sequence ATGACCGCATCCCTCGATCGCAGGTTTCTTTTAAAGGCGGCCGGCGCCCTTGCGCTTGCCGCGAGCACGGATGAGACGGCGCAAGCCATGGACATGCTGAAATTTGGCCCGCCCCGGCCATTTTCCTTCGACCTCCTGAAGGAGACGGCCAAACGCATGGCAGGCGAGCCCTATGTGGGGCCGAAGCGGCCATCGCCCGAAATCCTGGCAAAGATCGATTACGAGGCCTGGGGCAAGATCAAATTCAAGATGGACCATTCGCTTTTCGCCGATGGCCCGCAGCGCTTTCCGGTCAGCTTCTTCCATCTCGGCATGTTCTTCGCCAAAGCCGTCGAGATGAATGTCGTCACGAATGGCGAGGCGCGCGAGATCATTTACGATCAAAGCTATTTCGACATGCCGGACGATTCCGTCGCCAGGCAATTGCCGGAGGGCGCGGGCTTCGCGGGCCTGCGCATCCAGGAGGCGCGCGACGGCACGCTCGATTGGACAAAGAACGATTGGGTCGCTTTTCTCGGCGCCGCTTATTTCCGCTCGATCGGCGAACTCTACCAATATGGCCTCTCGGCCCGCGCCGTCGCTCTCGATGTGGCGGTCGCCGACCGCTCTGAGGAATTTCCCGACTTCACCAAATTCTTCATCGATAGCGCCGAGACCGGCAACACGATCACGATCTATGCGCTGCTCGAAGGCGCCTCAATCGCCGGCGCCTGCAAGTTCCGCATGGAGCGTGGCAAAAGCGTCATCATGGATATCGAGCAGAGCCTGCATCTGCGCGCCGAGATCGTCCGCTTCGGGCTTGCGCCTTTGACGTCGATGTACTGGTTTTCCGAAACGGTGAAGCCGACCGGCGCCGACTGGCGGCCGGAGGTGCATGATTCCGACGGACTCGCCATGTGGACGGGCGCGGGCGAACACATCTGGCGGCCGCTCAACAATCCGCCGCGCATCATGGCGTCTGCCTTCTTGGACGAGAATCCGCGCGGCTTCGGTCTTTTGCAGCGCGACCGCAATTTCGATCATTATCAGGACGGCGTGAATTACGACAAACGTCCGAGCCTTTGGGTCGAGCCGCATGGCCAATGGGGCAAGGGCGCGATCCATCTCGTCGAGATTCCGACCGATGACGAGATCCACGACAATATCGTCGCCATGTGGGTGCCGGCGACGCCCGCCGCCGCGGGTACGAATGTCGATCTCGCCTATCGGCTTTACTGGGCGGCGGACGAACCCTTCCCGACCCCGCTCGCGCGCTGCGTGGCGACGCGGCTCGGCAACGGCGGCCAGCCGGGCAAGCCGCGCCCGAAAGGCGTGCGCAAATTCGTCGTCGAATTTTTAGGCGGAGAACTCGCCACGCTGCCTTATGGCGTGAAACCCGAACCGGCGCTCTGGGCCTCGCGCGGCACGTTTTCTTATGTCTTTACGGAAGCCGTGCCAGACAGCGTGAAGGGCCATTGGCGCGCCTGGTTCGATCTCACCGTGACGGGCTCAGATCCCGTCGAAATGCGGCTTCAGCTCAAAGTGGACGATAAGATCATCAGCGAGACCTGGCTGTTTCAATATCATCCGTTTTAG
- a CDS encoding lysozyme inhibitor LprI family protein, whose protein sequence is MSLFALFALFGEGNAAPSFDCSKASAYLEQLICSNRALGDLDGQLSDAFLAKKTELGPDLFKTFLEAQRQWLKSRTDACRVQSPSQTPPRKTAAVDCLAKLYRDRVDWLSSTAKLYYSADDRICRPMTKSLVTLHLRFPHAIYLSDVRNALMMEPGVKPLPWIDRPDNDLDGFYTSETPADAVKDFLRQPADPPSDVFFKGDVKGNGEHRLVRVRNDGLGSHGDYQTTIWFLKPDTPFRSPTPDKDDFFNIDPSVVDLQVPAKNSRGTLSLSFPTGHPPDEITKTVVRGIGDHFPQEPINYYDHVYIIAGDVFGGEAAVYLLNDAKQSETVCVIAPDSAPSEIEKVEKLFKLQK, encoded by the coding sequence TTGTCGCTTTTTGCTTTGTTTGCTCTCTTTGGCGAAGGGAATGCCGCACCAAGTTTTGATTGCTCGAAAGCATCGGCTTATCTCGAGCAACTGATCTGTAGCAATCGGGCACTCGGCGATCTGGATGGTCAGCTTTCCGACGCATTCCTAGCGAAAAAAACCGAGCTTGGGCCTGATTTATTCAAGACATTTCTGGAAGCTCAGAGACAATGGCTTAAGAGTCGAACTGATGCATGCCGTGTGCAGTCACCGTCTCAAACTCCTCCACGAAAGACCGCTGCGGTCGATTGTCTCGCAAAACTTTATCGAGATAGAGTCGATTGGCTGAGCTCGACGGCTAAACTCTATTATAGCGCCGACGATAGGATTTGCCGGCCTATGACCAAATCGCTCGTGACATTGCACCTGCGGTTTCCGCACGCGATTTATTTGAGCGATGTACGCAATGCCTTGATGATGGAGCCGGGAGTAAAGCCACTGCCCTGGATTGATCGTCCCGATAACGATTTAGACGGTTTTTATACCAGTGAAACTCCTGCCGATGCCGTAAAGGATTTTCTGAGACAGCCAGCTGATCCACCTTCAGACGTCTTTTTCAAAGGAGATGTGAAAGGTAACGGGGAGCACCGCCTAGTGCGGGTTAGAAACGATGGGCTCGGATCGCATGGCGATTATCAAACAACTATTTGGTTTTTGAAACCCGATACGCCTTTTAGAAGTCCAACTCCTGATAAAGACGATTTTTTTAACATCGACCCCAGCGTCGTCGATCTGCAAGTTCCCGCTAAAAACTCTAGGGGTACACTTTCGCTTTCGTTTCCGACCGGTCATCCGCCGGACGAGATCACTAAGACTGTTGTCAGAGGCATCGGCGATCACTTTCCGCAAGAGCCAATCAATTATTACGACCACGTCTATATAATTGCTGGCGATGTTTTTGGCGGCGAGGCGGCTGTTTATCTCCTCAACGATGCGAAGCAGAGCGAAACAGTGTGTGTAATCGCTCCTGACTCAGCACCATCAGAAATCGAAAAAGTAGAGAAATTGTTCAAGCTTCAGAAGTGA
- a CDS encoding SDR family NAD(P)-dependent oxidoreductase — protein sequence MKIDLTGKTAIVTGSTEGIGYGTALGLAQSGAEVVINGRTQEKVDHAVAKLKAAVPDAKVKGVAADVSTAKGCDTLVAAVPRADILVNNAGIFELKPFFDIPDEEWEHYFQTNVMSGVRLSRAYLKGMMERNWGRIVFLSSESGINIPPEMLHYGFTRTAVLGISRGLAKLAHGTGVTVNAVLPGPTLSEGVGHMIEKMAKESGKPVAQVEKEFVPSIRPTSIIERIASVEEVANMIVYACSPQASATTGAALRVDGGVVESII from the coding sequence ATGAAAATCGATCTGACCGGAAAAACAGCCATCGTCACGGGTTCGACCGAAGGCATCGGCTATGGAACCGCGCTGGGCCTTGCGCAGTCCGGCGCCGAGGTCGTTATCAACGGCCGCACGCAAGAAAAGGTCGATCACGCCGTCGCAAAACTCAAGGCGGCCGTTCCCGACGCCAAGGTGAAAGGCGTCGCCGCCGATGTTTCGACCGCGAAGGGGTGCGATACGCTCGTTGCCGCCGTGCCGCGCGCGGACATCCTCGTCAATAATGCCGGCATCTTCGAGTTGAAACCCTTCTTCGACATTCCCGACGAAGAGTGGGAACATTACTTTCAGACCAATGTCATGTCGGGCGTGCGGCTGTCTCGCGCCTATCTGAAGGGCATGATGGAGCGCAATTGGGGTCGCATCGTTTTCCTCTCCTCCGAATCCGGCATTAATATTCCGCCCGAAATGCTGCATTACGGATTTACGCGCACGGCGGTGCTCGGCATCTCGCGCGGCCTTGCGAAACTCGCACATGGCACCGGCGTCACCGTGAATGCGGTGCTGCCCGGTCCGACCCTTTCCGAGGGCGTGGGGCATATGATCGAGAAGATGGCGAAAGAGAGTGGCAAACCCGTCGCGCAAGTCGAGAAGGAATTCGTGCCGAGCATTCGTCCGACTTCGATCATCGAGCGCATCGCCAGCGTCGAAGAGGTTGCGAATATGATCGTCTATGCCTGCTCGCCGCAGGCCTCAGCCACGACGGGCGCGGCGCTGCGCGTCGACGGCGGCGTGGTCGAGTCGATCATTTGA
- a CDS encoding phosphoglycerate kinase: MSSFPTLDNVDLKNKRVLVRVDLNVPMEDGRITDVTRIDRILANIREISEKGGKVILLSHLGRPKNGPDPSTSLKSVAVELERQLGRIVAFSSDCVGDVAKSAVGALHAGDILLLENTRFHKGEVQNDPAFVQALAELGDVYVNDAFSTAHRAHASTEGLAHILPAYAGRTMQFELEMLTSMLAHPVRPLAAFVGGAKVSTKLELLGNLMRKVEYLFIGGGMANTFLAASGKAIGKSICEMELADVARKIMADAEAAKCELVLPCDAIVAQKLAPDVTVRAVDIDSVGENDMILDIGPRTISKVVGLLASARTLVWNGPFGAFEVAPFDIGTVTVAKVAALLTKVSALETIAGGGDTIAALNVAGAFSSFTYVSTAGGAFLEWLEGKSLPGVEALQRAAPAKMTGTEG; the protein is encoded by the coding sequence ATGTCTAGCTTCCCGACGCTCGATAATGTCGATCTCAAAAACAAGCGCGTTCTTGTGCGCGTCGATCTCAATGTGCCGATGGAAGACGGGCGCATTACCGACGTCACGCGCATCGACCGCATTCTTGCGAATATTCGCGAAATCTCCGAAAAGGGCGGCAAGGTCATTCTCTTGTCGCACCTCGGCCGTCCGAAGAACGGGCCAGACCCTTCGACCTCTTTGAAATCGGTCGCTGTCGAACTCGAACGGCAGCTCGGGCGCATCGTCGCCTTCTCGTCGGATTGCGTCGGCGATGTCGCCAAAAGCGCCGTCGGCGCCTTGCATGCCGGCGATATTCTCCTCCTCGAAAATACACGCTTCCATAAGGGCGAGGTTCAGAACGATCCGGCCTTCGTGCAGGCGCTCGCCGAACTCGGCGATGTTTATGTGAACGACGCCTTCTCGACGGCGCATCGCGCGCATGCCTCGACCGAAGGTCTCGCGCATATATTGCCGGCCTATGCCGGCCGCACCATGCAGTTCGAACTCGAAATGCTGACGAGCATGCTGGCGCATCCGGTGCGCCCGCTCGCGGCTTTCGTCGGCGGCGCCAAAGTCTCGACCAAGCTCGAATTGCTCGGCAATCTCATGCGCAAGGTCGAATATTTGTTCATCGGCGGCGGCATGGCGAATACGTTTCTGGCGGCGAGTGGCAAGGCGATCGGCAAATCGATTTGCGAAATGGAACTCGCCGATGTCGCGCGTAAAATCATGGCCGATGCCGAAGCGGCGAAATGCGAGCTTGTTCTGCCTTGCGATGCGATCGTCGCGCAAAAGCTCGCGCCCGACGTCACGGTCCGTGCCGTCGATATCGATTCCGTCGGTGAAAATGACATGATCCTCGACATCGGCCCGAGGACGATTTCGAAGGTCGTCGGTCTTCTGGCCTCGGCCCGCACGCTCGTCTGGAACGGCCCGTTCGGCGCCTTCGAAGTGGCGCCTTTCGACATCGGCACGGTGACTGTCGCGAAGGTCGCGGCGCTGCTGACCAAGGTTTCGGCGCTGGAGACGATCGCGGGCGGCGGCGATACGATCGCGGCGCTGAATGTCGCCGGTGCCTTCAGCTCCTTTACCTATGTCTCGACGGCGGGCGGCGCTTTTCTCGAATGGCTCGAGGGCAAGAGCCTGCCGGGCGTCGAAGCCCTGCAGCGCGCCGCGCCGGCAAAGATGACCGGCACCGAAGGCTGA
- the gap gene encoding type I glyceraldehyde-3-phosphate dehydrogenase, which translates to MAVHVAINGFGRIGRNVLRAIIESGRQDIRVVSINDLGPVETNAHLLRFDSVHGRFPGEVKVSGDCLDVGTGPIRVTAIKDPAALPHKELGVDIALECTGFFTSKEKASAHLKAGARRVLVSAPAEQADLTVVYGVNHEKLTRDHYVVSNGSCTTNCLAPVAKIMNDALGIETGFMTTIHSYTGDQPTLDTMHKDLYRGRAASLSMVPTTTGAAKALGLVLPELAGKLDGAAIRVPTPNVSVIDLKFVAKRSTSADEVKDIVRRASEQELKGILGYTDFKNVSIDFNHDSRSSIFHMDQTKVMGDNFVRVVSWYDNEWGFSNRMADTAVAMGKLG; encoded by the coding sequence ATGGCCGTTCATGTCGCGATCAACGGATTTGGCCGCATCGGCCGCAACGTGTTGCGGGCGATCATCGAATCCGGGCGGCAGGACATCCGCGTGGTTTCAATCAATGATTTGGGCCCGGTCGAAACCAATGCGCATCTTTTGCGTTTCGACTCGGTTCACGGCCGGTTTCCCGGCGAGGTGAAAGTTTCAGGCGATTGCCTTGATGTCGGTACTGGCCCGATCAGGGTTACGGCCATCAAGGACCCCGCTGCATTGCCGCATAAGGAACTGGGTGTCGATATCGCGCTTGAATGCACGGGCTTCTTCACCAGCAAGGAGAAGGCCTCCGCGCATCTCAAGGCCGGAGCACGACGCGTGCTTGTCTCGGCGCCCGCGGAACAGGCGGATCTCACGGTCGTCTATGGCGTCAACCACGAAAAGCTCACCAGGGACCACTACGTCGTCTCGAACGGCTCCTGCACGACGAATTGTCTCGCGCCCGTCGCCAAGATCATGAACGACGCTTTGGGAATCGAAACCGGCTTCATGACGACGATTCATTCCTATACCGGCGATCAGCCGACGCTCGATACGATGCACAAGGATCTCTATCGCGGCCGCGCCGCGAGCCTCTCGATGGTGCCGACCACCACCGGCGCCGCGAAAGCCTTGGGGCTGGTGCTGCCCGAGCTCGCCGGGAAATTGGACGGGGCGGCGATCAGGGTGCCGACGCCGAATGTCTCCGTCATCGACCTCAAATTCGTCGCCAAACGCTCGACCAGTGCCGACGAGGTCAAGGATATCGTGCGGCGCGCGAGCGAGCAGGAGCTGAAAGGCATTCTGGGCTATACTGATTTCAAGAACGTCTCGATCGACTTCAACCATGATTCCCGCTCGTCCATTTTTCATATGGATCAGACGAAGGTCATGGGCGATAATTTCGTCCGCGTCGTATCCTGGTACGACAACGAATGGGGCTTTTCGAACCGCATGGCAGATACCGCTGTCGCCATGGGCAAACTCGGCTGA
- a CDS encoding DUF4164 domain-containing protein, with amino-acid sequence MTTPPRLETALKRLTAALDQLEAAAERRAQADAGRANREEEFTVMQDDRTRLAVELDGVLARSSTLELANDEVARRLQGVGTTIKTILEKAYLTEK; translated from the coding sequence ATGACAACGCCACCCCGACTTGAGACCGCGCTCAAACGGCTCACTGCTGCGCTCGACCAACTCGAGGCGGCGGCAGAGAGGCGTGCGCAGGCCGACGCGGGGCGGGCCAATCGGGAGGAAGAATTCACCGTGATGCAGGATGATCGCACGCGGCTCGCCGTCGAACTCGACGGCGTGCTCGCCCGCTCGTCCACTTTGGAATTGGCCAATGACGAGGTGGCCCGGCGCCTTCAGGGCGTCGGCACGACGATCAAGACGATTTTGGAAAAGGCCTATTTGACAGAGAAATAG
- a CDS encoding cell division protein ZapA: MPQVTVTISGHTYRMACAEGEEAHLQGLARSVDEKIEHLKETFGEIGDQRITIMAAITVADELAEAKGKIARLEAEVQNLKANASHVLSNREAWADHIADSLVDAAARIERVAQDLNGGVQD; this comes from the coding sequence ATGCCTCAAGTGACCGTGACGATCTCTGGCCATACCTATCGCATGGCCTGCGCCGAGGGCGAAGAAGCGCATCTGCAAGGCCTCGCCCGATCGGTCGATGAAAAGATCGAGCACCTGAAAGAGACATTCGGCGAAATCGGCGATCAGCGCATCACTATTATGGCAGCGATCACGGTTGCCGATGAATTGGCCGAGGCCAAAGGCAAAATCGCCAGGCTCGAAGCCGAAGTTCAAAACCTCAAGGCCAATGCCTCGCATGTGCTGTCGAATCGCGAGGCCTGGGCCGATCACATAGCTGATTCGCTCGTCGACGCGGCGGCCAGGATCGAGCGCGTGGCGCAGGATCTGAACGGCGGCGTTCAAGACTGA
- a CDS encoding GGDEF domain-containing protein, with amino-acid sequence MARILAALAAMIGALSIVENVFNIDLRIDQFILRDNELSPPGRRPGLMSPATSLSFMSVGTALLCLKARKPSIALWAHWVVIPGLFISTLALMGYIYGVDALYQIRLYTTMALPTALAFFILELAIMGSDRAYGFAGLATSDTAGGVVCRRLFPALPVFLFGLGWVHIAGGRAGFFGYQFGVALLVLLSMVVCIIAVASTAITLHGTDVIRKRAEVEIRALNADLEQRVYERTQQLEAANKSLEQLALEDGLTHLANRRFFDTYLEAQIAIAMRFHRTLALVLCDIDAFKAYNDHYGHPKGDECLKQVAEAIRSCCRRPADLAARYGGEEFAMVLPETELAGAIQLAEAALEAVSRLRIPHGYSPAGPYVSISGGVSIMSGNADLTAKQLIAEADQRLYQAKRLGRNRMIALKAEPDPSQSRDGRPSARAS; translated from the coding sequence TTGGCCAGGATCCTTGCAGCACTCGCGGCGATGATCGGCGCGCTTTCGATAGTCGAAAACGTCTTCAATATTGATCTCAGGATCGATCAATTCATTCTGCGCGACAACGAATTGTCCCCACCAGGCCGCCGACCAGGCCTGATGTCGCCCGCGACATCCCTTTCCTTTATGTCCGTAGGCACTGCTCTATTGTGTCTCAAGGCGCGCAAGCCAAGTATCGCGCTTTGGGCCCATTGGGTCGTGATTCCGGGTCTATTCATCTCGACCCTGGCGCTCATGGGCTACATATATGGCGTCGACGCTCTTTATCAGATCAGGCTGTACACGACGATGGCGTTGCCTACGGCCTTGGCTTTTTTCATTCTCGAACTGGCCATTATGGGCTCGGATAGAGCCTATGGATTTGCCGGCCTCGCCACGAGCGATACGGCCGGAGGCGTCGTATGCCGAAGACTGTTTCCCGCCCTTCCTGTTTTCCTCTTTGGACTGGGATGGGTACATATAGCGGGCGGCCGTGCAGGGTTTTTCGGCTACCAATTCGGTGTTGCCTTGCTGGTTCTCCTCAGCATGGTGGTTTGTATCATCGCTGTCGCATCGACGGCGATCACGCTTCACGGGACCGACGTCATCCGCAAGCGTGCCGAGGTTGAGATAAGAGCGCTCAATGCAGACCTTGAACAGCGGGTTTACGAACGCACCCAACAGCTCGAGGCCGCGAATAAATCACTCGAGCAATTGGCTTTGGAAGACGGGCTGACCCATCTCGCCAACCGGCGTTTCTTCGACACTTATCTCGAAGCTCAGATCGCTATCGCGATGCGTTTCCACCGCACCTTGGCGCTCGTCTTGTGCGATATCGATGCATTCAAAGCCTATAACGATCACTACGGGCATCCAAAGGGTGATGAATGTTTGAAGCAAGTCGCGGAAGCCATACGCTCTTGCTGCCGTCGGCCGGCCGATTTGGCGGCCCGATATGGTGGTGAGGAGTTCGCCATGGTCTTGCCTGAGACCGAACTTGCCGGCGCGATTCAGCTTGCCGAGGCGGCGCTCGAGGCCGTGTCGCGGCTGCGGATTCCACACGGATATTCACCCGCGGGACCCTATGTCAGCATAAGCGGCGGCGTGTCTATCATGTCGGGCAACGCCGACTTGACCGCAAAGCAATTGATCGCAGAGGCCGACCAAAGATTGTATCAGGCGAAACGCCTCGGGCGTAATCGGATGATCGCCTTAAAAGCTGAGCCCGACCCCAGTCAAAGTCGGGACGGACGGCCCTCGGCGCGGGCATCGTGA
- a CDS encoding 5-formyltetrahydrofolate cyclo-ligase, which translates to MTLPEPKAALRVQALSRRGLVTKAEAEAFAKRLAEIGAGLAAEYQAEAVSGFWPIKNEPSTLPLLETLSGRGIVTSLPVMTGRDQPLTFRAWRPGEPLAEVQMKIKEPPPEAPEVLPDLLFVPLAGFDRRGGRLGYGAGYYDRTLAKLRAMKKITAVGIAFEVQELQEIPQEPHDEPLDYVLTERSLIVCRH; encoded by the coding sequence ATGACTCTTCCCGAACCGAAGGCCGCGCTGCGCGTGCAAGCGCTTTCAAGGCGTGGCCTCGTCACCAAGGCCGAGGCCGAGGCCTTTGCGAAACGGCTCGCCGAAATCGGCGCCGGACTCGCCGCCGAATATCAGGCAGAGGCGGTTTCCGGCTTCTGGCCGATCAAGAACGAGCCTTCGACCCTGCCGCTGCTCGAAACGCTCAGCGGTCGCGGCATCGTCACGAGCCTCCCGGTGATGACGGGCCGCGACCAGCCCCTGACCTTCCGCGCCTGGCGGCCGGGCGAGCCGCTCGCCGAGGTCCAGATGAAGATCAAGGAGCCGCCGCCCGAGGCGCCAGAGGTCTTGCCGGACCTGCTGTTCGTGCCGCTCGCTGGTTTCGACAGGCGGGGCGGACGGCTCGGCTACGGCGCCGGCTATTATGACCGCACCCTCGCCAAGCTTCGCGCCATGAAGAAGATCACAGCCGTCGGCATCGCCTTCGAGGTGCAGGAATTGCAAGAAATTCCGCAAGAGCCGCACGATGAGCCGCTCGATTATGTGCTAACCGAGCGCAGTCTGATTGTCTGCCGGCACTAA
- a CDS encoding TIGR00282 family metallophosphoesterase, which translates to MRLLFIGDVVGKAGRAAILDEIPALRAAWDLDCIVVNGENAAGGFGITETICGEFLSAGVDCVTLGNHAFDQREAMVFINRQPRLIRPANYPPGTPGCGANLIETAKGQRVLVVNVLGRLFMDALDDPFPAIERELSACPLGAACDAAIVDFHAEATSEKQAFAHFVDGRASLVVGTHTHVPTADHQILPQGTGYMTDAGMTGDYDSVIGMEKEEPVRRFSTRLPGPRVEPASGKATLCGVAVETDAKGLAINIAPVRVGGRLSQAKPEFWG; encoded by the coding sequence ATGCGTCTTTTGTTCATCGGCGATGTCGTCGGCAAGGCCGGCCGCGCTGCGATTCTCGACGAAATTCCGGCCTTGCGGGCCGCCTGGGATCTCGATTGCATCGTCGTCAATGGCGAGAATGCCGCCGGCGGCTTCGGCATCACCGAGACGATCTGCGGCGAGTTTTTATCAGCCGGCGTCGATTGCGTGACGCTCGGCAATCATGCTTTCGATCAGCGCGAGGCGATGGTTTTCATCAATCGCCAGCCGCGCCTGATCCGGCCGGCGAATTACCCGCCGGGCACGCCTGGCTGCGGCGCCAATCTCATCGAAACCGCCAAGGGCCAAAGAGTGCTTGTCGTCAATGTGCTCGGCCGGCTTTTCATGGACGCGCTCGACGATCCCTTTCCGGCGATCGAGCGCGAGCTCTCCGCCTGCCCGCTGGGTGCCGCCTGCGACGCGGCGATCGTCGATTTCCACGCCGAGGCAACGAGCGAGAAACAGGCTTTCGCGCATTTCGTCGACGGGCGCGCCTCACTGGTCGTCGGCACCCATACGCATGTGCCGACCGCCGATCATCAGATTCTGCCCCAGGGCACCGGCTATATGACCGATGCCGGCATGACCGGCGATTATGATTCGGTGATCGGCATGGAAAAGGAAGAACCTGTGCGGCGATTCTCGACACGCCTGCCGGGGCCGCGGGTCGAACCTGCCTCGGGCAAGGCGACGCTCTGCGGCGTTGCCGTCGAAACCGATGCGAAGGGCCTCGCGATCAATATCGCGCCGGTTCGGGTCGGCGGGCGGCTGTCCCAGGCGAAGCCGGAATTTTGGGGCTGA
- a CDS encoding glycosyltransferase family 87 protein has protein sequence MAQTTSPAQDFSPSATGASATSRETLRFLALTSAVLFIGMLGAYALGLHGSLPFPQDGNGNILGHDFLNTWFFGKAAFLDDPGRFYDHDAYAGWVSEVVPNNIVERLWSYPPHFLLMAAPLGYLPYPLALAVWTLTGLAALYGAIRGDRLSTFTILTSPAALFCIISGQISFFLAAFMLAALRHLDRRPLIAGFLISLCTVKPQTGLLIPVLLVASGRWRVLCAAALGTCGLAAASLLIWGVDIWRDYIGLGLPAQLADTAGTYQVLTPWSPTITTALIMAGLDAKAAAILQLGFAALAALLVAIGCRRGPMDARKTALFLACSVFAAPYLLAHDLVAVTAAAVMLAVAEPLDKWGSLAVKAIFLLPMLQMAAGVAHIPGVAIVPVGFALWAFLRRDPAPPNPCPSAVPIAP, from the coding sequence ATGGCCCAAACGACTTCTCCCGCACAGGATTTCAGCCCGTCGGCGACCGGCGCCTCGGCAACCTCCCGAGAGACTCTCAGGTTTCTCGCGCTCACCTCGGCGGTCCTTTTCATTGGCATGCTTGGCGCCTATGCCCTCGGACTGCATGGCTCCCTGCCTTTTCCGCAGGACGGCAATGGCAATATTCTCGGCCATGATTTTCTAAATACATGGTTCTTCGGCAAGGCCGCTTTTCTCGACGATCCCGGCAGGTTTTACGATCACGACGCCTATGCAGGCTGGGTCAGCGAGGTCGTGCCCAATAATATTGTCGAACGCCTATGGTCCTATCCGCCGCATTTTTTGCTGATGGCAGCGCCTCTTGGCTATCTTCCCTATCCGCTGGCTCTGGCCGTCTGGACCCTCACAGGCCTCGCCGCGCTTTACGGCGCAATACGCGGCGACCGGCTTTCGACCTTTACGATTCTGACCTCGCCCGCCGCTTTGTTTTGCATCATTTCTGGCCAGATCTCGTTCTTTCTGGCGGCTTTCATGCTGGCCGCCTTGCGGCATCTCGACCGCAGGCCGCTCATCGCCGGCTTTCTCATCTCGCTTTGCACGGTCAAGCCGCAGACAGGGCTCCTGATTCCAGTTCTGCTCGTCGCTTCGGGACGCTGGCGGGTCTTATGCGCAGCGGCGCTTGGCACATGCGGCCTCGCCGCCGCGAGCCTGCTGATCTGGGGCGTCGACATCTGGCGCGATTACATCGGCCTCGGCCTGCCGGCTCAGCTCGCCGATACGGCCGGGACCTATCAGGTGCTCACCCCCTGGTCCCCGACGATCACGACGGCGCTGATCATGGCTGGCCTTGATGCGAAAGCCGCGGCGATCCTTCAATTGGGCTTTGCCGCGCTCGCCGCTCTGCTGGTCGCAATCGGATGCCGGCGCGGCCCAATGGACGCGCGCAAGACCGCCCTATTTCTCGCCTGTTCGGTCTTTGCCGCGCCCTATCTTCTGGCGCACGATCTCGTCGCCGTCACCGCCGCGGCGGTCATGCTGGCGGTGGCCGAGCCTTTGGACAAATGGGGCTCCCTTGCCGTGAAAGCCATATTCCTTCTGCCCATGCTGCAGATGGCCGCCGGCGTCGCCCATATACCGGGGGTGGCGATCGTCCCGGTTGGCTTCGCGCTTTGGGCTTTTCTGCGCCGCGACCCGGCACCGCCAAATCCCTGCCCTTCCGCCGTGCCTATAGCACCCTGA